In one window of Labilithrix sp. DNA:
- a CDS encoding AAA family ATPase: MQFDPREAGRVVASVLLAAPVTPQLVKQANDALVRLQLAPLSERDSVVSTPEELAGLIPPHLRDALADLCLEIAGNDQVRRRVALAYVHLWGRQHSNQHASEHPRAAHLGEKVARAVIGQLPQHQNGGHIAPDAERPVQESAYRGRGPDGRPRSAPPPLPVDPLRVRVQRIAKEMDAVIHAIDRVVIGKRDVVARVLVAMAARGHVLFVDIPGVGKTLLCKTIASALGIGYGRVQLTPDLMPMDVTGSTTYDPQAAKFHFRPGPVFTNILLADEINRATPKTQSALLEVMEERTVTIDGTTHKMADPFQVLATMNPFDHDGTYPLPAAQIDRFMSLLELGVPSIDDEIRVLDTHLAESHGAAPIAPVVTSETFVEWQRTVPQIHASPDVKRAAVLYIDALRKTVPSGNSVSPRATIAWMRCAQARAMLAGREFVTVEDLLDVAPEVLRHRLWISPPEIRDRLRALSTPR; encoded by the coding sequence ATGCAGTTCGATCCGCGGGAGGCCGGACGCGTGGTCGCCAGCGTCCTCCTCGCCGCACCTGTCACGCCGCAGCTCGTCAAACAAGCCAACGACGCGCTCGTCCGCCTCCAGCTCGCGCCGCTGAGCGAGCGCGACTCGGTCGTCTCCACCCCCGAGGAGCTCGCCGGCCTCATCCCTCCGCACCTGCGCGACGCGCTCGCCGATCTCTGTCTCGAGATCGCCGGGAACGATCAGGTCCGTCGCCGTGTCGCACTCGCCTATGTGCACCTCTGGGGCCGCCAGCACTCGAACCAGCACGCCAGCGAGCACCCCCGCGCGGCACACCTGGGTGAGAAGGTGGCGCGGGCCGTGATTGGGCAGCTCCCGCAGCACCAGAACGGCGGGCACATCGCCCCCGACGCGGAGCGGCCGGTGCAGGAGAGCGCGTACCGCGGGCGCGGCCCCGACGGTCGCCCCCGCAGCGCGCCGCCCCCGCTCCCGGTCGATCCGCTCCGCGTTCGCGTGCAGCGCATCGCGAAGGAGATGGACGCCGTCATCCACGCGATCGACCGCGTCGTCATCGGCAAGCGCGACGTCGTCGCGCGCGTGCTCGTCGCGATGGCGGCGCGCGGTCACGTGCTCTTCGTCGACATCCCCGGCGTCGGCAAGACGCTCCTGTGCAAGACGATCGCGAGCGCGCTCGGCATCGGCTACGGCCGCGTGCAGCTCACGCCCGACCTGATGCCGATGGACGTGACCGGATCGACGACCTACGACCCGCAGGCGGCGAAGTTCCACTTCCGCCCCGGCCCCGTCTTCACGAACATCCTCCTCGCCGACGAGATCAACCGCGCGACGCCGAAGACGCAGTCCGCGCTCCTCGAGGTGATGGAGGAGCGCACCGTCACGATCGACGGGACGACGCACAAGATGGCGGACCCGTTCCAGGTCCTCGCGACGATGAACCCGTTCGATCACGACGGCACGTACCCGCTCCCCGCCGCGCAGATCGACCGCTTCATGAGCCTCCTCGAGCTCGGCGTGCCCTCGATCGACGACGAGATCCGCGTCCTCGACACGCACCTCGCCGAGTCGCACGGCGCCGCGCCGATCGCCCCGGTCGTCACGAGCGAGACCTTCGTCGAGTGGCAGCGCACGGTCCCGCAGATCCACGCGTCGCCCGACGTGAAGCGCGCGGCGGTCCTCTACATCGACGCGCTCCGCAAGACCGTGCCGAGCGGCAACTCGGTCAGCCCGCGCGCCACGATCGCGTGGATGCGCTGCGCGCAGGCCCGCGCGATGCTCGCGGGCCGCGAGTTCGTCACGGTGGAAGACCTCCTCGACGTCGCGCCGGAGGTCCTCCGTCATCGCCTGTGGATCTCGCCCCCCGAGATCCGCGATCGCCTCCGCGCGCTCTCCACGCCTCGCTGA
- a CDS encoding DUF58 domain-containing protein: MAKRTFRIASLFVPQMLAWIVALNAPHRDELTRAVSLALGPIWMAMAGALLLRTIALVVAQRKDPDAARIDVAERVDVLTSSGAALAWFSSFAVMGAVSIGWASLGVIGVLGTGVLDLVVLYALAVLGNGDPIRGGVVTRKLTPESVTEGDDVIEEIAFSDVRIPIGYRLFVTGRVGPRWATSRHVLEATDSESDVVLESEVGPAVRGEHDAEPLEVWLEDTFGLCRSAIGHVAPARVTVLPKVRSVDKKQALLGEGLGARVAKPKKRLPTEGNMDLREYRQGDDVRRIHWQRSLATGQVVVRVPDEIPPDRPKVRLVLDTYFPDAFALSCDAPAETLDALVAVWLGVARALVEKGVRVTLVTAAHQNGQVIPKRLEMTRRSAAQAQALGAHVTWQGAIQTHELFTDEATFVVSHGVHCFPPNDPKFKWIVVVPGEVTVPMWTLPPAGRAPFPLGHPENRWSHRTEEVRKIAIARMDHERAMRAMHTNVAPPPPGSFIAVPAGDEIRLEAVR; this comes from the coding sequence ATGGCCAAGCGCACCTTCCGCATCGCCTCTCTGTTCGTGCCGCAGATGCTGGCATGGATCGTCGCGCTCAACGCTCCGCACCGTGACGAGCTCACGCGCGCGGTCTCGCTCGCGCTCGGCCCGATCTGGATGGCGATGGCGGGCGCGCTCCTCCTCCGCACGATCGCGCTCGTCGTCGCGCAGCGGAAGGACCCCGACGCCGCGCGGATCGACGTCGCCGAGCGGGTGGACGTCCTCACGTCGTCGGGGGCCGCGCTCGCGTGGTTCTCGTCGTTCGCGGTCATGGGCGCGGTCTCGATCGGCTGGGCGAGCCTCGGCGTCATCGGCGTGCTCGGGACCGGCGTGCTCGACCTCGTCGTCCTCTACGCGCTCGCCGTCCTCGGCAACGGCGATCCGATCCGCGGCGGCGTCGTCACGCGCAAGCTCACGCCCGAGAGCGTGACGGAGGGCGACGACGTCATCGAGGAGATCGCGTTCAGCGACGTCCGCATCCCGATCGGCTACCGCCTCTTCGTCACCGGTCGCGTCGGTCCGCGCTGGGCGACGTCTCGTCACGTCCTCGAGGCGACCGACTCCGAGTCGGACGTCGTCCTCGAGAGCGAGGTCGGCCCCGCCGTGCGCGGCGAGCACGACGCGGAGCCGCTCGAGGTCTGGCTCGAGGACACGTTCGGCCTCTGCCGCTCCGCGATCGGCCACGTCGCGCCGGCGCGCGTCACCGTGCTCCCGAAGGTGCGCAGCGTCGACAAGAAGCAAGCCCTCCTCGGCGAGGGCCTCGGCGCGCGCGTCGCGAAGCCGAAGAAGCGCCTCCCGACCGAGGGCAACATGGACCTCCGCGAGTACCGCCAGGGCGACGACGTGCGCCGCATCCACTGGCAGCGCTCGCTCGCGACCGGTCAGGTCGTCGTGCGCGTGCCGGACGAGATCCCGCCCGATCGCCCGAAGGTCCGCCTCGTCCTCGACACGTATTTCCCCGACGCGTTCGCGCTCTCGTGCGACGCGCCGGCCGAGACGCTCGACGCGCTCGTCGCGGTGTGGCTCGGCGTGGCGCGCGCGCTGGTCGAGAAGGGCGTCCGCGTGACGCTCGTCACCGCCGCGCACCAGAACGGCCAGGTGATCCCGAAGCGCCTCGAGATGACGCGCCGGTCCGCCGCGCAGGCGCAGGCCCTCGGCGCGCACGTGACGTGGCAGGGCGCGATCCAGACGCACGAGCTCTTCACCGACGAGGCTACGTTCGTCGTCTCGCACGGCGTGCACTGCTTCCCGCCGAACGATCCGAAGTTCAAGTGGATCGTCGTCGTCCCCGGCGAGGTCACCGTTCCGATGTGGACGCTCCCGCCGGCGGGGCGCGCGCCCTTCCCGCTCGGTCACCCCGAGAACCGCTGGTCGCATCGCACCGAGGAGGTGCGGAAGATCGCGATCGCGCGGATGGACCACGAGCGCGCGATGCGGGCGATGCACACGAACGTCGCGCCGCCGCCGCCAGGCAGCTTCATCGCCGTCCCGGCCGGCGACGAGATCCGACTGGAGGCGGTGCGATGA
- the htpG gene encoding molecular chaperone HtpG has product MGTHAFQAEVGRVLSLVINSLYSNKEIFLRELVSNASDALDKLRFRALTEPGLLEGEPQLVIRLRADKDNKVLVIEDTGVGMTEAELVENLGTVARSGTAEFLKKLEEGAKKDVNVIGQFGVGFYSAYLVADRVEVVSRAAGTEKAWKWTSTGKDTFEVEPAEKTTRGTELHLHLKDEHGEMLEDWRLRELVQRYSDYVAYPIELEDKDGKRETINQGRALWQRPKSEITDEQYEELYKHLTHAWDKPVARTHFRVEGTQEFVGLFWLPQDPPFDLDDPRKQHGVRLFVKRILVMEDCEAILPQWLRFMRGLVDSDDLPLNVSRELLQESSSLRTIKKQVTKRVLDLLDEVAKDKPEDYAKFWESFGRILKEGLAVDPEWKERVAKLTRWPSTHGADLVSLDDYVGRMKEGQDAIYWVAGESKAALEGSPHLEALRARGYEVLLLTDAVDTWAAEGLREHGGKKLVNAMRADVKLPDDEETKKKTEEATKEIEPLVAAAKKLLEGKVKEVLVSSRLRESPACLSLTGAAMPAHLEKLLARSGKEVPKGQRSFELNPTHPAVTALAALAAKDPNDPKLADWVTLLYEQSLVAEGSPVEDPNGFARRVTALLTQAIG; this is encoded by the coding sequence ATGGGAACACATGCGTTTCAGGCCGAGGTTGGGCGGGTCCTGTCGCTCGTCATCAACTCGCTCTACTCGAACAAGGAGATCTTCCTCCGCGAGCTCGTCTCGAACGCGTCGGACGCGCTCGACAAGCTCCGCTTCCGCGCGCTGACGGAGCCAGGCCTCCTCGAAGGAGAGCCGCAGCTCGTCATCCGCCTCCGCGCGGACAAGGACAATAAGGTCCTCGTCATCGAGGACACCGGCGTCGGCATGACGGAGGCGGAGCTGGTCGAGAACCTCGGCACCGTCGCGCGCTCCGGCACGGCGGAGTTCCTCAAGAAGCTCGAAGAAGGAGCGAAGAAGGACGTCAACGTCATCGGCCAGTTCGGGGTCGGCTTCTACAGCGCGTACCTCGTCGCCGATCGGGTCGAGGTCGTCTCGCGCGCGGCGGGGACCGAAAAGGCCTGGAAGTGGACCTCCACCGGCAAGGACACCTTCGAGGTCGAGCCCGCCGAGAAGACGACCCGCGGCACGGAGCTCCATCTCCACCTCAAAGACGAGCACGGGGAGATGCTCGAAGACTGGCGCCTCCGCGAGCTCGTCCAGCGCTATTCGGATTACGTCGCTTATCCGATCGAGCTGGAGGACAAAGACGGTAAACGCGAGACCATCAATCAGGGCCGCGCCCTCTGGCAGCGCCCGAAGTCCGAAATCACGGACGAGCAATACGAGGAGCTCTACAAGCACCTCACCCACGCCTGGGACAAGCCCGTCGCGCGCACGCACTTCCGAGTCGAGGGCACGCAGGAGTTCGTCGGCCTCTTCTGGCTGCCGCAAGATCCGCCCTTCGACCTCGACGATCCGCGCAAGCAGCACGGCGTCCGTCTCTTCGTGAAGCGCATCCTCGTGATGGAGGACTGCGAGGCGATCCTCCCGCAGTGGCTCCGCTTCATGCGCGGCCTCGTCGACTCGGACGATCTCCCGCTCAACGTGTCGCGCGAGCTCCTCCAGGAGTCCTCGTCGCTCCGCACGATCAAGAAGCAGGTGACGAAGCGCGTGCTCGATCTCCTCGACGAGGTCGCGAAGGACAAGCCCGAGGACTACGCGAAGTTCTGGGAGTCGTTCGGCCGCATCCTGAAGGAGGGCCTCGCGGTCGATCCCGAATGGAAAGAGCGCGTCGCGAAGCTGACGCGCTGGCCCTCCACCCACGGCGCCGATCTCGTCTCCCTCGACGACTACGTCGGCCGGATGAAGGAGGGCCAGGACGCGATCTACTGGGTCGCGGGCGAGTCGAAGGCCGCGCTCGAGGGCTCGCCCCACCTCGAGGCGCTCCGCGCGCGCGGCTACGAGGTGCTCCTCCTCACCGACGCGGTCGACACGTGGGCGGCGGAGGGCCTCCGCGAGCACGGCGGCAAGAAGCTCGTCAACGCGATGCGCGCCGACGTGAAGCTCCCCGACGACGAGGAGACGAAGAAGAAGACGGAGGAGGCCACGAAGGAGATCGAGCCGCTCGTCGCGGCGGCGAAGAAGCTCCTCGAGGGCAAGGTGAAGGAGGTCCTTGTCTCGAGCCGCCTCCGCGAATCGCCCGCGTGCCTCTCGCTCACCGGCGCCGCGATGCCGGCGCACCTCGAGAAGCTCCTCGCCCGCTCGGGGAAGGAGGTGCCGAAGGGCCAGCGCAGCTTCGAGCTCAACCCGACCCATCCGGCGGTGACGGCGCTCGCGGCCCTCGCCGCGAAGGACCCGAACGATCCGAAGCTCGCCGACTGGGTCACGCTCCTCTACGAGCAGTCCCTCGTCGCCGAGGGCAGCCCGGTAGAGGACCCGAACGGCTTCGCCCGCCGCGTCACCGCGCTGCTGACGCAGGCGATCGGCTGA
- a CDS encoding tyrosine-protein phosphatase yields the protein MERHLAWEGTFNVRDLGGLGRVRRGALVRGDSSGGLSAAGWAALEAHGVRTVVDLRNDDECSADLARPASVGYVRLPLDGMDDRGFWDVWQNGPQFGTPLYYQPHLEHFPERSAAVLRAIANAPPGGVFFHCARGRDRTGQIAMLVLAVLGVSADEIAADYVESYARVTTMQSARGEPDEGKALRAHMTTQGTDAPTVLRRILATLDVEATLKRGGATDADFTTLRTRALG from the coding sequence GTGGAACGGCATCTCGCGTGGGAAGGAACCTTCAACGTCCGCGACCTCGGCGGCCTCGGGCGCGTTCGGCGGGGCGCGCTCGTCCGCGGCGACTCGAGCGGTGGGCTCTCGGCGGCGGGGTGGGCGGCGCTCGAGGCGCACGGCGTCCGCACCGTCGTCGACCTCCGCAACGACGACGAATGCAGCGCGGACCTCGCGCGTCCGGCGAGCGTCGGGTACGTCCGGCTCCCGCTCGACGGCATGGACGACCGCGGCTTCTGGGACGTCTGGCAGAACGGACCGCAGTTCGGGACGCCGCTCTATTACCAACCTCACCTCGAGCACTTCCCCGAGCGGAGCGCCGCGGTCCTCCGCGCGATCGCGAACGCGCCGCCGGGCGGGGTGTTCTTCCACTGCGCGCGCGGCCGCGACCGCACCGGACAGATCGCGATGCTGGTCCTCGCGGTGCTCGGCGTATCCGCCGACGAGATCGCGGCGGACTACGTCGAGAGCTACGCGCGCGTGACCACGATGCAGTCCGCCCGCGGCGAGCCCGACGAAGGCAAGGCGCTCCGCGCACACATGACGACGCAAGGCACCGACGCACCGACCGTGCTCCGCCGCATCCTCGCGACCCTCGACGTCGAGGCCACACTGAAACGCGGCGGCGCCACCGACGCCGACTTCACCACCCTCCGCACCCGCGCGCTCGGTTGA
- a CDS encoding agmatinase family protein encodes MSFDPNAPARPGAGIFGLPHTEEQALVVLVPVPWEATTSYGGGAAEGPRVILEASAQVDLFDLDVDRPYEHGIFMRPLPAEVVSWNEEGKAAAARVIEAGGDVAGDAELQSALALVNGLSKKVNAHVEAEVADLLAKGKIVGVVGGDHSVPWGALRALAKREKDFGVLHFDAHSDTREAYEGFTHSHASIMFNVLEDVPEVKKLVQVGIRDVCEAEVTYCEAQGDRVQVFYDRDLARRKMEGEPFGPIAREIAAALPNHVWISFDIDGLDPRYCPHTGTPVPGGLELAEAIAVIREVVRADKRIVGFDLNEVAPNLADADDEWDGNVGARLLYKLIAFTLASHGKAKLRS; translated from the coding sequence ATGTCTTTCGATCCAAACGCGCCGGCGAGGCCGGGCGCTGGGATTTTTGGCCTCCCGCATACGGAGGAGCAGGCGCTCGTCGTCCTCGTCCCGGTCCCGTGGGAGGCGACGACCTCGTACGGTGGAGGTGCGGCGGAGGGGCCGCGCGTCATCCTCGAGGCGAGCGCGCAGGTCGACCTCTTCGATCTCGATGTCGACCGGCCGTACGAGCACGGCATCTTCATGCGGCCGCTCCCGGCTGAGGTCGTGTCGTGGAACGAGGAGGGCAAGGCCGCGGCGGCGCGCGTCATCGAGGCCGGCGGCGACGTCGCCGGCGACGCGGAGCTGCAGTCTGCGCTCGCGCTCGTGAACGGCCTCTCGAAGAAGGTCAACGCGCACGTCGAGGCGGAGGTCGCGGACCTCCTCGCGAAGGGGAAGATCGTGGGCGTCGTGGGCGGCGACCACTCGGTGCCGTGGGGCGCGCTGCGTGCGCTGGCGAAGCGCGAGAAGGACTTCGGCGTCCTCCACTTCGACGCGCACTCCGACACGCGCGAGGCTTACGAGGGCTTCACCCACTCGCACGCGTCGATCATGTTCAACGTCCTCGAGGACGTGCCGGAGGTGAAGAAGCTCGTGCAGGTCGGCATCCGCGACGTCTGCGAGGCGGAGGTCACCTACTGCGAGGCGCAGGGCGATCGCGTGCAGGTGTTCTACGACCGCGACCTCGCGCGGCGGAAGATGGAGGGCGAGCCGTTCGGCCCGATCGCGCGCGAGATCGCGGCCGCGCTCCCGAACCACGTCTGGATCTCGTTCGACATCGACGGCCTCGATCCGCGCTACTGCCCGCACACCGGCACGCCGGTCCCAGGCGGCCTCGAGCTCGCGGAGGCGATCGCGGTCATCCGCGAGGTCGTGCGCGCGGACAAGCGCATCGTCGGCTTCGATCTCAACGAGGTCGCGCCGAACCTCGCCGACGCGGACGACGAGTGGGACGGCAACGTCGGCGCCCGCCTCCTCTACAAGCTCATCGCCTTCACCCTCGCAAGCCACGGCAAGGCGAAGCTACGGAGCTGA
- a CDS encoding endo-1,4-beta-glucanase translates to MVSVFVGGCTKKETSAHESAHAGANIAAKSAQQVEPAAATPAEAQRAVADAGPPPPSTRFVGRWVKEGAGMRCSWSGCYVVGRFTGTGVSARIKDEGFNLLQVIVDGEFKKVLRLDKSKGETSYVLAEALPDGVHEVAIHKRTESKVGELVFHGFEPKDGKMVPGAPPPERRIETLGDSITTGYGNEGPGAACGYVNSEQNEYLTYGAIAARNLNADHSTIAWSGKTQYEMRVYFDKSLPGTRETEGPKWDFSQWQPHVVVLNVGTNDFANIDPGEARFVRQYLELMKTVRAAYPQAFVVIALGSMLSDVYPENRRNLTQARKYFKTVVAKLRESSETNFDFLEFPEQSHTDGLGCGFHPSLKTHKLMADRLTAFIKEKVGW, encoded by the coding sequence GTGGTCTCGGTCTTCGTCGGCGGGTGCACGAAGAAGGAGACGTCGGCGCACGAGTCGGCGCACGCGGGCGCGAACATCGCCGCGAAGAGCGCGCAGCAGGTCGAGCCCGCCGCCGCGACGCCCGCCGAGGCGCAGCGCGCGGTCGCCGACGCCGGACCGCCGCCGCCGTCGACGCGCTTCGTCGGACGCTGGGTGAAAGAAGGCGCCGGCATGCGCTGCAGCTGGTCGGGCTGCTACGTGGTCGGCCGCTTCACCGGCACCGGCGTCTCCGCGCGCATCAAGGACGAAGGCTTCAACCTGCTCCAGGTCATCGTCGACGGCGAATTCAAGAAGGTGCTCCGCCTCGACAAGTCGAAGGGCGAGACGAGCTACGTCCTCGCCGAGGCGCTCCCCGACGGCGTCCACGAGGTCGCGATCCACAAGCGGACCGAGTCCAAGGTCGGCGAGCTCGTCTTCCACGGCTTCGAGCCGAAGGACGGGAAGATGGTCCCCGGCGCGCCGCCGCCGGAGCGGCGCATCGAGACGCTCGGCGACTCGATCACGACCGGCTACGGCAACGAGGGCCCCGGCGCCGCTTGCGGCTACGTGAACAGCGAGCAAAACGAATATCTGACGTACGGCGCGATCGCGGCGCGCAACCTGAATGCCGATCACTCCACCATCGCGTGGTCCGGCAAGACGCAATACGAGATGCGCGTCTACTTCGATAAATCCCTCCCCGGAACGCGCGAGACCGAGGGCCCCAAATGGGATTTTTCGCAATGGCAGCCCCACGTCGTCGTCCTCAACGTCGGGACGAACGACTTCGCCAACATCGACCCCGGCGAGGCGCGGTTCGTGCGCCAGTACCTGGAGCTCATGAAGACGGTGCGCGCCGCCTATCCGCAGGCGTTCGTCGTCATCGCGCTCGGCTCGATGCTCAGCGACGTCTACCCCGAGAACCGGCGGAACCTCACCCAGGCGCGGAAGTACTTCAAGACGGTCGTCGCGAAGCTGAGAGAGTCGAGCGAGACCAACTTCGACTTCCTCGAGTTCCCTGAGCAGAGCCACACCGACGGCCTCGGCTGCGGGTTCCACCCCAGCCTCAAGACGCACAAGCTGATGGCCGATCGCCTGACCGCGTTCATCAAGGAGAAGGTCGGATGGTGA
- a CDS encoding HIT family protein has product MKPCVFCRILAGELPAHVVLDDDVVLAFLDTTPLFHGHVLVVPRAHVVTLPELEAGVVGPFFERVQRIARAMPGALAAEGTFVAMNNAVSQSVPHLHCHVVPRTKGDGLKGFFWPRKKYAGDEEMSEIAAKLRAAL; this is encoded by the coding sequence ATGAAGCCGTGCGTCTTCTGCCGCATCCTCGCGGGCGAGCTCCCCGCGCACGTCGTGCTCGACGACGACGTCGTGCTCGCGTTCCTCGACACGACGCCGCTCTTCCACGGCCACGTGCTCGTCGTCCCGCGCGCGCACGTCGTCACGCTCCCGGAGCTCGAGGCCGGCGTCGTCGGTCCGTTCTTCGAGCGCGTGCAGCGCATCGCGCGCGCGATGCCGGGCGCGCTCGCGGCGGAGGGCACGTTCGTCGCGATGAACAACGCCGTGAGCCAGAGCGTCCCGCACCTGCACTGCCACGTCGTCCCGCGGACGAAGGGCGACGGCTTGAAGGGGTTCTTCTGGCCGCGGAAGAAGTACGCCGGCGACGAAGAGATGTCTGAAATCGCGGCCAAGCTCCGCGCGGCGCTCTGA
- a CDS encoding MFS transporter, translating into MSRRIPDKNIWVIYAAILLLGIAYGLSIAVLAIHLDRHHIPKMAMGGLAAAFAFGIISFSIPAGWVVRRWGTKRTLLGALAGYAVCVASFPFLGSTELLSGARFFDGAFSAGIWVAAETALLQRSSSSNKAFVMSLYAISIAIGYVVGPLLARLLVAFADTPGAFIGAGFLTVSAALVVLFRFESMKDAVPAARAADDDEPASTDARLSALGVVWRTKTSCLGTFTYGYFQSSVVLFLPLFLIEDKHVQAEKTILITAFFALGMLTTTTIAARLGDRHGHLLVMRVLGAIGGTMVASFVLLSSFEVMCVAVFIAGGTLAAISPVSLALQGVIMPRHELERANAFYNAAYAAGMLIGPPISGAIFTRMGGAPMLVHLAGLWAVFVAFTAVFANDDPHRARRRFVASANPG; encoded by the coding sequence CTGAGCCGCCGGATCCCCGACAAGAACATCTGGGTGATCTACGCCGCGATCCTGCTCCTCGGGATCGCGTATGGGCTCTCCATCGCCGTCCTCGCGATTCACCTCGATCGGCATCACATCCCGAAGATGGCGATGGGGGGGCTCGCCGCTGCGTTCGCGTTCGGGATCATCTCGTTCTCGATTCCGGCGGGGTGGGTCGTGCGGCGGTGGGGGACGAAGCGCACGCTGCTTGGTGCGCTCGCGGGGTACGCCGTGTGCGTCGCGAGCTTTCCGTTTCTCGGGTCGACGGAGCTCCTCTCCGGAGCGCGCTTCTTCGACGGCGCGTTCTCCGCCGGCATCTGGGTCGCGGCGGAGACCGCCCTCTTGCAGCGTTCGAGCTCGAGCAACAAGGCGTTCGTGATGAGCCTCTACGCGATCTCGATCGCGATCGGCTACGTCGTCGGGCCGCTCCTCGCGCGCCTCCTCGTCGCCTTCGCCGACACGCCGGGCGCGTTCATCGGCGCCGGGTTCCTCACCGTGAGCGCCGCGCTCGTCGTGCTCTTCCGCTTCGAGAGCATGAAGGACGCCGTGCCCGCCGCGCGCGCCGCCGACGACGACGAGCCGGCCTCGACCGACGCACGCCTCTCCGCCCTCGGCGTCGTCTGGCGCACGAAGACCTCGTGCCTCGGGACCTTCACGTACGGCTACTTCCAGTCGAGCGTCGTTCTGTTCCTCCCGCTCTTCCTCATCGAGGACAAACACGTCCAGGCCGAGAAGACGATCCTCATCACCGCGTTCTTCGCGCTCGGCATGTTGACGACGACCACCATCGCCGCCCGCCTCGGCGATCGGCACGGGCACCTCCTCGTCATGCGCGTCCTCGGCGCGATCGGCGGCACGATGGTCGCGAGCTTCGTCCTCCTCTCGTCGTTCGAGGTGATGTGCGTCGCCGTCTTCATCGCCGGCGGCACGCTCGCCGCGATCTCGCCGGTGAGCCTCGCGCTCCAGGGCGTGATCATGCCGCGCCACGAGCTCGAGCGCGCGAACGCCTTCTACAACGCCGCGTACGCCGCGGGAATGTTGATCGGTCCGCCGATCTCGGGCGCGATCTTCACGCGGATGGGCGGCGCGCCGATGCTCGTGCACCTCGCCGGCCTCTGGGCCGTCTTCGTCGCGTTCACCGCCGTCTTCGCGAACGACGATCCGCACCGCGCGCGCAGGAGATTCGTCGCGTCCGCGAATCCGGGTTAA
- a CDS encoding tetratricopeptide repeat protein, which produces MSGSTVESRIADLLKRGSRDEQLASLCALGRELLAREDADGALVVADRAVRFDGRSPAAWTLRGEVLAKKNRAGEAVGCFDRALAADPANVAALVGKADLLVRLGSPAEALEQYEEAVKLCPEVGHLWLNRARSLESAGREQEALESIDRALTLGDAPATWLTRGNLLAKMGRDEDAKTSFARAVELDGGAVDAWHALALVSAKLEDTEGAKRACHRLLEAAKDDDPRVSAIRSLLFQLDRHGPQPPQLRRPPHRISSSRMRRVSRSIKAVDVPLESGAIVEPAAESDGDYEDTLAELISADALHRAGRHIEALRKVESLVKTAPKEANGWVLRARILLALGKPEVAAKSIEDALALDDRSVPAWKLAARAFADAKKYDRALDAVAHAERLAPNDGEVHRLRGDCLVAADRHTEAVYAFEKAVHYGAGDAESWLALGRMLRLLRRATAAKEPLEKARDLADAAGRSDLAAEARSLLARLG; this is translated from the coding sequence GTGTCGGGGAGCACGGTCGAGTCGCGGATCGCGGATCTGCTGAAGCGCGGCTCGCGCGACGAGCAGCTCGCGAGCCTGTGCGCGCTCGGTCGCGAGCTCCTCGCGCGAGAAGACGCCGACGGCGCGCTCGTGGTGGCCGATCGCGCGGTCCGCTTCGACGGGCGCTCCCCAGCAGCGTGGACGCTCCGCGGCGAGGTGCTCGCGAAGAAGAACCGCGCCGGCGAGGCGGTCGGCTGCTTCGATCGCGCGCTCGCCGCCGATCCCGCCAACGTCGCGGCGCTCGTGGGGAAGGCGGACCTCCTCGTCAGGCTCGGCTCGCCCGCGGAGGCGCTCGAGCAATACGAGGAGGCGGTGAAGCTCTGCCCGGAGGTGGGGCATCTGTGGTTGAACCGAGCGCGCTCGCTCGAGAGCGCAGGACGCGAGCAGGAGGCGCTCGAGTCGATCGATCGCGCCCTCACCCTCGGCGACGCGCCGGCCACGTGGCTCACGCGCGGCAACCTCCTCGCGAAGATGGGCCGCGACGAGGATGCCAAGACGAGCTTCGCGCGCGCGGTGGAGCTCGACGGTGGGGCGGTCGACGCGTGGCACGCGCTCGCGTTGGTGTCCGCGAAGCTGGAGGACACCGAGGGCGCCAAGCGCGCCTGCCATCGGCTGCTCGAGGCGGCGAAGGACGACGATCCGCGCGTCTCCGCGATCCGGTCGCTCCTCTTTCAGCTCGATCGGCACGGCCCGCAGCCGCCGCAGCTGCGCCGCCCGCCCCACCGCATCTCGAGCTCGCGCATGCGCCGCGTGTCGCGATCGATCAAGGCGGTCGACGTCCCGCTCGAGAGCGGCGCCATCGTCGAGCCCGCGGCGGAGAGCGACGGCGACTACGAGGACACGCTCGCCGAGCTGATCAGCGCCGACGCCCTCCATCGCGCGGGCCGCCACATCGAGGCGCTGCGGAAGGTGGAGTCGCTCGTGAAGACGGCGCCGAAGGAGGCGAACGGCTGGGTGCTCCGCGCGCGCATCCTCCTCGCGCTCGGCAAGCCGGAGGTCGCCGCGAAGAGCATCGAGGACGCGCTCGCGCTCGACGACCGCTCGGTCCCCGCGTGGAAGCTCGCCGCGCGCGCGTTCGCGGACGCGAAGAAGTACGACCGCGCCCTCGACGCCGTCGCGCACGCGGAACGTCTCGCGCCGAACGACGGTGAGGTGCATCGCCTCCGCGGCGATTGCCTCGTCGCGGCCGATCGCCACACCGAAGCGGTCTACGCGTTCGAGAAGGCGGTGCACTACGGCGCGGGCGACGCCGAGAGCTGGCTCGCGCTGGGCCGCATGCTCCGCCTCTTGCGACGCGCGACCGCGGCGAAGGAGCCGCTCGAGAAGGCCCGCGATCTCGCCGACGCCGCCGGTCGCTCCGACCTCGCCGCCGAGGCACGGAGCCTCCTCGCCCGCCTCGGCTGA